In Vespa velutina chromosome 1, iVesVel2.1, whole genome shotgun sequence, the following proteins share a genomic window:
- the LOC124955623 gene encoding serine/arginine-rich splicing factor 4-like — MVRPSNPLLMSIVLDAVGRLSERKGSTVRDILNFVQKNSNGFSRNLTMQVHRALKHAVNAGLLRHRSGRYKVLLSINPISAQQSVAEDSKSIDGFTDKLLNGSLERSTKRNKNSDRKQGGKQTRRKSAASRSGECTHNRKCSEPLEKARLTRRQKRKTGGRIEENDDWVISGRRKQFAKRKISEIVQEDLSPSSDHSHEKIIDFDSDVSNENYDKSTNSKNRFYSRDEERLSSPRRKRSPVRQEHRGQSSKTRSRKRSSSRNRSPQRSNYNQNQNQQEQQQQQQLEIEEIPNENLENTRMDCEQVSGNIELIDDSPNPEIERDCKPNNSGSGSSL, encoded by the exons atGGTTCGACCGTCGAATCCGTTGTTAATGAGCATTGTCCTCGATGCGGTTGGACGTCTCTCAGAAAGGAAAGGTTCTACTGTACGAGATATCCTCAATTTCGttcaaaaaaattcaaatggaTTTTCGAGGAATCTTACGATGcag GTTCATCGTGCTTTGAAACATGCAGTCAATGCTGGTTTGCTTCGACACAGAAGTGGAAGATATAAGGTTTTACTCAGCATAAATCCGATATCCGCTCAGCAATCCGTGGCCGAAGATTCGAAATCTATTGATGGTTTCACTGATAAATTGCTAAACGGATCACTCGAACGATCGACGAAgcgtaataaaaattctgaTAG AAAACAAGGTGGCAAACAAACACGTCGCAAAAGTGCTGCAAGTCGAAGTGGTGAATGCACTCATAATCGAAAATGTTCGGAGCCATTGGAGAAAGCGAGACTAACGCGaagacaaaaacgaaaaacaggTGGTagaatcgaagaaaatgatgattgGGTAATATCGGGTCGACGTAAACAATTTGCCAAACGGAAAATATCCGAAATCGTGCAGGAAGATTTATCGCCATCGAGCGATCATTCCcacgaaaaaataattgattttgattCGGATGTATCCAATGAGAACTACGATAAATCAACGAATTCAAAAAACAGATTTTATTCCCGAG ACGAAGAACGCTTGTCGTCTCCACGAAGGAAGAGGTCGCCAGTTAGGCAAGAGCACAGAGGACAAAGTTCAAAGACCAGATCGAGAAAACGATCATCCTCTCGAAATCGAAGTCCGCAGCGTTCAAATTACAATCAAAACCAAAATCAACAggaacagcaacagcagcagcaattAGAAATAGAGGAAATACCGAATGAGAACCTGGAGAATACGAGGATGGACTGTGAACAGGTGTCTGGAAATATCGAGCTCATCGACGATTCACCAAATCCTGAAATTGAGAGAGATTGCAAGCCTAATAATAGTGGAAGTGGAAGTAGTTTAtaa